A region of the Spirochaetaceae bacterium genome:
CCGCCGCCGTCATCGGCTTGGCAACACCGAACTTCTGGCTGGCAACAATGGTCATGCTCTATCCGGCAATCTGGTGGGGCTGGTCGCCACCGGTAGAGTTGATTCCCTTCAAGGAAGACCCGCTGGGGAATCTGGGGATGTTCCTCATTCCGGCCCTGATTCTGGGGACAGCCCTTGCTGCCAGCACCATGCGGATGACGCGCACCATGATGCTGGAGGTGCTCAGGCAAGACTATATCAGGACGGCTTGGTCGAAGGGGCTCAGGGAACGGATAGTTGTCATGCGGCACGGCATCAAGAATGCCCTCATCCCGGTAGTTACGCTCGTCGGCCTGCAGCTCCCCCTCCTGGTAGGTGGCTCCGTTATCATGGAGCAAATATTCGCTCTGCCGGGGCTAGGCAGTTTGTTTGTGGATGCCCTCGATAGCAGAGACTATCCGGTAGTCTCCGCAATAAACATGATTTTTGCCACCGCGGTGTTGGTGATCAATCTCATGATCGACGCGGTTTATGCTCTCTTGGACCCCAGGATTCGGTATGAATAGAGGAAAGCGGCGAGTATGAGTGATGAACCATCGCTAGTAAGTGAGCCGAAGAGACGTAACGCAGTTACTGCTTTCTTTGTCAGGCTGTGGACGGAGAAGCCACTCGGTGTGGCCAGCGGTATCATCATAGTGATATTGCTGTTCGTGGCGATCTTTGCCGATGTGCTGGCGCCTTATTCCTATAAGGAAACGCACCTGATAGACAGGCTTACCGGCCCATCATTCCAGTATCTTCTGGGTACCGACCAAGCCGGGCGAGACCTGCTCAGCCGCCTGATCATCGGGGCTCGCGTGTCCGTACTTGTCGGTCTGGCCGCGACTGCGGTGAATGTCGTCGTCGCTGTCCTGGTCGGCGGCATTTCAGGATTCCTTGGCGGTAGATTGGACCTGGCGATGCAGCGCTTTGTCGATGCCTGGATGGCGTTTCCGGGACTGTTGCTCTTGCTCACCATCATGTCGATTGTGGGAAGGGGTCTCCTCCAGACCATCATAGTCCTGGGAATTCTTGGCGGCATCAGCGGCTCGAGAGTCATGAGAAGCGCCGTGATCGGTATCAAGGAGAATGACTATTTTCAGGCCGCCCGGGCCGTGGGCACGCCCACGGGTCAAATCCTGACTCGCCATGTCCTACCCAACATTATGGCACCCGTCATCATTGTCTTCTCCATTAACATCGGGGGCGTGATTCTGTCTTTGGCTTCTCTCGGCTTCCTCGGCTATGGTCTGCCGCCCAGCATCCCTGACTGGGGCGGCATGCTCAGCCGGGAAGGGCGCAGGTACATGGAGCAAGCCCCCTGGCTGGCCCTCTGGCCAGGGCTGTGCCTGACGATTGTGGTGTACAGCTTCAACATGTTGGGTGACGCCCTCAGGGACCTGCTCGATCCGCGGCTGCGGGGTGCCGGCGGTCGTGCGGCAGGCAGCGGCGCCCCATCGGTTTGAGAGAACGCGCATGCGCTCTGCACGCCCGGGGACGAATCGAATCGATAGGGAGGTCACGCGTGTCAAGCGCACTGGAGCAGCGCTCCTTCGGCCGCACTGGTGAGAAAGTCAGCGTTATCGGCCTCGGCGGTGCCGCTTTGTATAAGCACTCTTATGAACAAGGGATAGCAACCGTCAAACATGCGCTCGATTTGGGTGTCAGCTACTTCGACACAGCGCCCGCTTACGGTAGAGCCAGCGTGGATGGCCGTTGGCTAGACCGGGGTACGTCGCAGTTGATCATGGGTGAGGGGCTTGACGGGACCACGAAACCGCATCTCCTCGCAACAAAGCTGTCCAACTATAGCACCGTAGAGGACTGCCGCGCTCAAATACAAGACAACCTACGTGCCCTGCGTCGCGATAAAGTCGACGTTCTCCTGGTGCACAGCATCGAGAAGGCAAAAGCCTGGATACCAGGCTCGCGGGACGGCGAGCTTCTGGATCTCGACAGGGAGCACGACTACGCGAACGCAGCCATCATTCAGGCGCTGCGTGAAGCAAAGGCGCAAGGGCTGTGCGGCTACATTGGTCTCAGTTCAAACCGGTCTGCGGCGCTGGCTCATGTCTTACAGCGGGTAGAGTTTGATATGTGCCTGTCGGCGCACGAGTATTCGCTGCTGGCCCGCCAGTCCCCGCGGACGATGCTGCCGGTGGTTCGTGAGCAGGGAATTGCCTATGTCGTGGGAGGGATTTTCTCCAAGTTTGGTTTGGGCGTGGCAACTGAGGCCTCGCCGTTTCAGCTCGCCCGTAGAGGTCCTCTGGCTCCGGTTGGAGCGGTATTCTCAGATGAGCGCCTCGTCGAATTGGCCAAGACGACCGATATTTCGATCGCCGCATTGACGGTTCGTTTCTTGATCGCCAATCGGGAACTGTCGACTATCCTTGTGGGTGCATCCACGCCCGAGGAGCTCGAGGAGAGCGTCGTAGCTGCGCAGGCAGGTCCGCTACCGCCCGATATTCATCAGACCCTCGACAAGCTGCATGCAGAGACGGTTGGCGATGCGCCGTGATTTCATGCGGAACCTTTCGTCTGTGGATGAGAGTTTTTCATAACTATTCAGCCTCAGACTGAGGCTGGTCTTTAACCATATCTGGTCAGAATCGGATTACCCCACGGGCAACCTTGCCGTTGAGCATGTCTTCAAACGCCTCATTCACCGCTTCCAACGGATAGGTCCGGGTGATAAGTTCATCCAGCTTGAGTTTCCCGGCTCGATAGAGCGAGAGGAGCCGAGGTACGTCATAGCGCATCCGCGTCGTGCCGAGGGCGCTGCCCATGATGATCCGTTCACCCCCCATGAGTAGGCGAGGCTCCAGACAAATCGGTTCGGACTGCGGTAAACCAACCAAGATCGCTTTGCCGCGCGGTCGGATGGCTCGTATCGCCTGTTCATACGTCACATTCGTGCCAATCGCTTCAATCGCATAATCGGCGCCAAGACCCTCGGTCAAGTTGTGGATTTCGGGTATCGGGTCACCGTTGCTGGCGTTGATGGTATGGGTGGCCCCAAACTGGCGGGCCAGTTCGAGCTTCGCCGCCACCAAATCAACCGCGATGATCTGGGCAGCCCCGGCCAGAGCGGCCCCTTGAATTGCATTCAACCCGATGCCGCCGGCCCCAATAACGACGACGCTGCTCCCTAGCTTCACCTCCGCTGTGTTGGCCACGCTACCCACGCCGGTGATGACGCTACAACCACACAGGGCTGCCTTTTCGAGCGGGAAATCCCGGTCAATCGGGACCGCGGCTTCTTGGGGGACCACCGTATATTCGGCAAAGGAAGCGACGGTGAATTGGTAGATGCCCTTGCCATTTTTGCTATAGCGCGGGGGGCGCTGTTTCATCTGGGCTGCCTTGCGGCAAAGGCTGGCATAGCCACGCACACAATAGATACAGTGACCGCAGGCAGGCGAGATCGAAAGCACCACCGGATCACCTGGTTTGACCAGGCTGACACCCGACCCGGCCGCCTCGACAACCCCGGCTCCTTCATCGCCCAACACGGCGGGAAGCGGCCACTTTTCCTTACCCGTAATGACGGCATAGCAGCTATGGCAGACACCCGTCGCAGCGATCTTGACCAGGACTTCGCCCGCTTTGGGACCGTCCACATCAACCTCTTCAACCACAATCGGCTGGTTCTCTTCGTACAAGACAGCGGCTTTCGCTTTCATGGATAATTCCTTTCCATACTCAGGTTTGTCATAGAACTCGTTACCGTCCGTTGATCGCGCTCCATTGTACCACAGAGTCGGGTCGCTCCACAGTGGCGCTTCAGCCGGACCGCGCCGCCGGGATCAGCCGGACCGCGCCGCCTTCTCCAGTGCCCGCCGCGCCCCCTCGGCCGCCCGTTCGCTCATGCCGCCGCCGCCCGGGCCTGCGCCACCGCCGCCGCCCCGCAGCCGGTTCGTTCTATCCTCGCCTACCCCCCCCTCCCCCCTGTACCCCCCAGATTTACAGAGCAGCCTAGAAAGCCCCAACGGCGCACTTGGCCGCGCCCGCGATTGCTCCGCCGCCGCTGGCGCCGACAGCGCGGCCACTCCCGTAGACATCCACACCCAGCGCCCCTCACGCCCGTGCGGCCGCCGGCGCGCCACCACCACCACCCCGCAAGAAAGCCGGTGTTACCGGCGAAAACCAAAAACCCGGGCAACGGGTCGCAGACCCGAGGTCCCGAAACAAGGGGGAGCACTATGGCTCTTCGATTCCTTTGGTTCATGACACTGGCGGTCGCGCTGGTGGCTACCGTTACGTTCGCCAGCCCCGCCGGCGAAGACGAGGCGGCGATGGCCGCCGAGAAGGAGTACGTCACCGATCCGTCCACCGGCAAGCAGGTGCTCAAGCCGGCGTACGGCGGGACCATTACCGTTGCGCAGCGACCTTTGGGGTTTGACCACGCCGACACCTGGATCAGCCACGCCGGCGGAGTGTACGCGGGAGCGGCTCTGGACAAGTTGGGCCAAGCCGACTGGGCAGTCGACCGCAGTGTCAACAAAATGGTGACCTACTATCCCGAGAGCGTCGTCGCCGACCACCTGGCCGAGAGCTGGGAGAACCCGGATCCGTTGACCTACGTCTACAAGATGCGCGACAACGTGTTCTTTCACGACAAGCCGCCGGTGAACGGTCGCCAGTTTACCGCCGACGACATGGCCGCCAACTACGAGCGCCTGTTCGGCATCGGCAGGTTTGCCGGCCAGGAGCCCGCGGTGCATACCTGGGGAACAAAAGCCCTGCCCTTCGAGTCGGTAACGGCCACCGACAAGCTGACATTGGTGATCAAGCTGTCGCGGCCGAACGCGGACACCCATCGGCAACTGTTCGACGACTGCCACGTCCGGGCATATCCGCCCGAGACCTTCGACATGCTCGGCAACGTCAACAACCTGATCGGCACCGGGCCCTTCATGGTGAACGAGTACGTCAGCGGCAGTTCGATCACGTGGGACAGGAACCCCAACTACTGGAAGGACGACGAGAAGTACCCGGGGAACCGCCTGCCCTACGCCGACAAGCTCGTGATGCTGTTCATGAGCGACGAGGCGACCATTCTTGCGGCACTGCGGTCGGGCCAGATCGATATCGCCGGGGCGACCGGTAACGTGCTGATCAAGTCGATCGCCAACGCGGTGCAGCTCCAGGAAGATGTCCCGGGCATGCAGCTCTTCCCGATCGCGCGCCGATCGGAGACGTCGTTGGGGATGAGAATGGATAAGCCTCCCCTTGACGACATCAGGGTGCGCCACGCGCTGCAGATGGCGCTCGACCTGAAGACCGTCACAGACAACTATTACTATGGCTTCGGCGATTGGCAGCCGACGGGGTCGATCGGGCCTGCGGTGATCGGTTACAACAACCCCTTCGATACCTGGCCCGAGGAACTCAAGAAGTTCTGGTCCTACGACCCGGCGGGTGCCGAGCGACTGCTCGATGATGCCGGATACCCACGCGGCGCGGACGGCGTCCGCTTCCAGACCTCGATCCTGACCAGAGTCGACCGGAGCGACGTGGGCTATATGGAGCTGGTAGCCGGCTACTGGAAGGAGATCGGCGTGGAGGCCGAGATCGAGGCGGTGGACAGCGCCACGTACGAGGGACGGCGCGCGGCGTTGGATTTCGACGGATTGAAAGACTTCTGGGCCGTCGGCGCCGACTACGGGCAGATGGCCTCTACTCTCGGCCAGTTTCGCGACGACTCAAGCTACAGGGCCGGCACCTTCAGCGACCCGGTGTTCGAGGCCAAATATGACGAGTTGGACGCTGCCGCTGGTGACGCGGAGGAGCACCGACGGCTGGCGAAGGCGCTCGACATGTACGTCATCGAGCAGCACCCCTACATCTATGGTCCGCGGGTTCCAGCGTTCAACATTGCGCAGCCATGGATCGTCGGCTACAACGGCGAGATGGCGATCGGCAACTGCGCCTGGAATGGGCCCTACGCGCGCATGTGGATCGATAGTCAGCTCAAGGCCGAGTTGAACTAAGCTCGTTTTGGTTTTTGTGGTCTGGGGCCACGCCTGCGCGGCCCCAGACCCTCCAGTTCTGTGCGCACGTACGTCATCCGGCGGCTGCTGCTGTTCATCCCGACGCTGTTCATCC
Encoded here:
- a CDS encoding ABC transporter permease, whose translation is MRTYLIRRLLLIIPTLFILTIIVFVTVRLIPGDVIDTMVAEMGPGFQSAGDVDREALERMLGLDVPVYVQYGRWIGVLPTPDRLTGESRFTGLLQGTFGVSLFGGGVTVEEVMIGRLPVTIELGILAIVVGLVIALPVGVYSAIRQDTAADYVGRTAAVIGLATPNFWLATMVMLYPAIWWGWSPPVELIPFKEDPLGNLGMFLIPALILGTALAASTMRMTRTMMLEVLRQDYIRTAWSKGLRERIVVMRHGIKNALIPVVTLVGLQLPLLVGGSVIMEQIFALPGLGSLFVDALDSRDYPVVSAINMIFATAVLVINLMIDAVYALLDPRIRYE
- a CDS encoding aldo/keto reductase, which encodes MSSALEQRSFGRTGEKVSVIGLGGAALYKHSYEQGIATVKHALDLGVSYFDTAPAYGRASVDGRWLDRGTSQLIMGEGLDGTTKPHLLATKLSNYSTVEDCRAQIQDNLRALRRDKVDVLLVHSIEKAKAWIPGSRDGELLDLDREHDYANAAIIQALREAKAQGLCGYIGLSSNRSAALAHVLQRVEFDMCLSAHEYSLLARQSPRTMLPVVREQGIAYVVGGIFSKFGLGVATEASPFQLARRGPLAPVGAVFSDERLVELAKTTDISIAALTVRFLIANRELSTILVGASTPEELEESVVAAQAGPLPPDIHQTLDKLHAETVGDAP
- a CDS encoding ABC transporter substrate-binding protein; this translates as MALRFLWFMTLAVALVATVTFASPAGEDEAAMAAEKEYVTDPSTGKQVLKPAYGGTITVAQRPLGFDHADTWISHAGGVYAGAALDKLGQADWAVDRSVNKMVTYYPESVVADHLAESWENPDPLTYVYKMRDNVFFHDKPPVNGRQFTADDMAANYERLFGIGRFAGQEPAVHTWGTKALPFESVTATDKLTLVIKLSRPNADTHRQLFDDCHVRAYPPETFDMLGNVNNLIGTGPFMVNEYVSGSSITWDRNPNYWKDDEKYPGNRLPYADKLVMLFMSDEATILAALRSGQIDIAGATGNVLIKSIANAVQLQEDVPGMQLFPIARRSETSLGMRMDKPPLDDIRVRHALQMALDLKTVTDNYYYGFGDWQPTGSIGPAVIGYNNPFDTWPEELKKFWSYDPAGAERLLDDAGYPRGADGVRFQTSILTRVDRSDVGYMELVAGYWKEIGVEAEIEAVDSATYEGRRAALDFDGLKDFWAVGADYGQMASTLGQFRDDSSYRAGTFSDPVFEAKYDELDAAAGDAEEHRRLAKALDMYVIEQHPYIYGPRVPAFNIAQPWIVGYNGEMAIGNCAWNGPYARMWIDSQLKAELN
- a CDS encoding Zn-dependent alcohol dehydrogenase, which encodes MKAKAAVLYEENQPIVVEEVDVDGPKAGEVLVKIAATGVCHSCYAVITGKEKWPLPAVLGDEGAGVVEAAGSGVSLVKPGDPVVLSISPACGHCIYCVRGYASLCRKAAQMKQRPPRYSKNGKGIYQFTVASFAEYTVVPQEAAVPIDRDFPLEKAALCGCSVITGVGSVANTAEVKLGSSVVVIGAGGIGLNAIQGAALAGAAQIIAVDLVAAKLELARQFGATHTINASNGDPIPEIHNLTEGLGADYAIEAIGTNVTYEQAIRAIRPRGKAILVGLPQSEPICLEPRLLMGGERIIMGSALGTTRMRYDVPRLLSLYRAGKLKLDELITRTYPLEAVNEAFEDMLNGKVARGVIRF
- a CDS encoding ABC transporter permease — protein: MASGIIIVILLFVAIFADVLAPYSYKETHLIDRLTGPSFQYLLGTDQAGRDLLSRLIIGARVSVLVGLAATAVNVVVAVLVGGISGFLGGRLDLAMQRFVDAWMAFPGLLLLLTIMSIVGRGLLQTIIVLGILGGISGSRVMRSAVIGIKENDYFQAARAVGTPTGQILTRHVLPNIMAPVIIVFSINIGGVILSLASLGFLGYGLPPSIPDWGGMLSREGRRYMEQAPWLALWPGLCLTIVVYSFNMLGDALRDLLDPRLRGAGGRAAGSGAPSV